The following proteins are co-located in the Pan troglodytes isolate AG18354 chromosome 5, NHGRI_mPanTro3-v2.0_pri, whole genome shotgun sequence genome:
- the SLC29A1 gene encoding equilibrative nucleoside transporter 1 isoform X1 → MVPSCFCLSEWGQKQCCTCESSPAETPCSLISRATGVAFYLLGVLLLLCLQGFSEWGPMKPEGLSPDMPCATFFILDPHPGARGQGPLPEPELGAPPRDCPGLLCSDPSAGQSGHLQAPEGGSCQPGKTENTITMTTSHQPQDRYKAVWLIFFMLGLGTLLPWNFFMTATQYFTNRLDMSQNVSLVTAELSKDAQASAAPAAPLPERNSLSAIFNNVMTLCAMLPLLLFTYLNSFLHQRIPQSVRILGSLVAILLVFLITAILVKVQLDALPFFVITMIKIVLINSFGAILQGSLFGLAGLLPASYTAPIMSGQGLAGFFASVAMICAIASGSELSESAFGYFITACAVIILTIICYLGLPRLEFYRYYQQLKLEGPGEQETKLDLISKGEEPRAGKEESGVSVSNSQPTSESHSIKAILKNISVLAFSVCFIFTITIGMFPAVTVEVKSSIAGSSTWERYFIPVSCFLTFNIFDWLGRSLTAVFMWPGKDSRWLPSLVLARLVFVPLLLLCNIKPRRYLTVVFEHDAWFIFFMAAFAFSNGYLASLCMCFGPKKVKPAEAETAGAIMAFFLCLGLALGAVFSFLFRAIV, encoded by the exons ATGGTGCCCAGCTGCTTCTGTTTGTCTGAGTGGGGCCAGAAGCAATGCTGCACCTGCGAGAGCTCCCCTGCTGAGACTCCCTGTTCTCTTATCTCCCGAGCGACAGGGGTGGCTTTTTATCTCCTGGGTGTGCTTCTGCTTCTTTGCTTGCAAGGCTTCTCAGAATGGGGCCCCATGAAGCCTGAGGGACTCTCTCCTGATATGCCCTGTGCCACCTTTTTCATTCTGGATCCGCACCCAGGAGCCCGTGGACAAGGCCCGCTGCCTGAGCCTGAACTAGGAGCCCCTCCTAGGGACTGCCCAGGCTTGCTCTGCTCTGACCCTTCTGCTGGCCAGTCTGGGCACCTG CAGGCCCCTGAGGGAGGGAGCTGTCAGCCAGGGAAAACCGAGAACACCATCACCATGACAACCAGTCACCAGCCTCAGGACAG ATACAAAGCTGTCTGGCTTATCTTCTTCATGCTGGGTCTGGGAACGCTGCTCCCGTGGAATTTTTTCATGACGGCCACTCAG TATTTCACAAACCGCCTGGACATGTCCCAGAATGTGTCCTTGGTCACTGCTGAACTGAGCAAGGACGCCCAGGCGTCAGCCGCCCCTGCAGCACCCTTGCCTGAGCGGAACTCTCTCAGTGCCATCTTCAACAATGTCATGACCCTATGTGCCATGCTGCCCCTGCTGTTATTCACCTACCTCAACTCCTTCCTGCATCAGAG GATCCCCCAGTCCGTACGGATCCTGGGCAGCCTGGTGGCCATCCTGCTGGTGTTTCTGATCACTGCCATCCTGGTGAAGGTGCAGCTGGATGCTCTGCCCTTCTTTGTCATCACCATGATCAAGATCGTGCTCATTAATT CATTTGGTGCCATCCTTCAGGGCAGCCTGTTTGGTCTGGCTGGCCTTCTGCCTGCCAGCTACACGGCCCCCATCATGAGTGGCCAGGGCCTAGCAGGCTTCTTTGCCTCCGTGGCCATGATCTGCGCTATTGCCA GTGGCTCGGAGCTATCAGAAAGTGCCTTCGGCTACTTTATCACAGCCTGTGCTGTTATCATTTTGACCATCATCTGTTACCTGGGCCTGCCCCGGCTG GAATTCTACCGCTACTACCAGCAGCTCAAGCTTGAAGGACCCGGGGAGCAGGAGACCAAGTTGGACCTCATTAGCAAAG GAGAGGAGCCAAGAGCAGGCAAAGAGGAGTCTGGAGTTTCAGTCTCCAACTCTCAGCCCACCAGTGAAAGCCACTCTATCAAAGCCATCCTGAAAAAT ATCTCAGTCCTGGCTTTCTCTGTCTGCTTCATCTTCACTATCACCATTGGGATGTTTCCAGCCGTAACTGTTGAGGTCAAGTCCAGCATCGCAGGCAGCAGCACCTGGG AACGTTACTTCATTCCTGTGTCCTGTTTCTTGACTTTCAATATCTTTGACTGGTTGGGCCGGAGCCTCACAGCTGTATTCATGTGG CCTGGGAAGGACAGCCGCTGGCTGCCAAGCCTGGTGCTGGCCCGGCTGGTGTTtgtgccactgctgctgctgtgcaACATTAAGCCCCGCCGCTACCTGACTGTGGTCTTCGAGCACGATGCCTGGTTCATCTTCTTCATGGCTGCCTTTGCCTTCTCCAACGGCTACCTCGCCAGCCTCTGCATGTGCTTCGGGCCCAA GAAAGTGAAGCCGGCTGAGGCAGAGACCGCAGGAGCCATCATGGCCTTCTTCCTGTGTCTGGGTCTGGCACTGGGGgctgttttctccttcctgttcCGGGCAATTGTGTGA
- the SLC29A1 gene encoding equilibrative nucleoside transporter 1 isoform X2 → MVPSCFCLSEWGQKQCCTCESSPAETPCSLISRATGVAFYLLGVLLLLCLQGFSEWGPMKPEGLSPDMPCATFFILDPHPGARGQGPLPEPELGAPPRDCPGLLCSDPSAGQSGHLAPEGGSCQPGKTENTITMTTSHQPQDRYKAVWLIFFMLGLGTLLPWNFFMTATQYFTNRLDMSQNVSLVTAELSKDAQASAAPAAPLPERNSLSAIFNNVMTLCAMLPLLLFTYLNSFLHQRIPQSVRILGSLVAILLVFLITAILVKVQLDALPFFVITMIKIVLINSFGAILQGSLFGLAGLLPASYTAPIMSGQGLAGFFASVAMICAIASGSELSESAFGYFITACAVIILTIICYLGLPRLEFYRYYQQLKLEGPGEQETKLDLISKGEEPRAGKEESGVSVSNSQPTSESHSIKAILKNISVLAFSVCFIFTITIGMFPAVTVEVKSSIAGSSTWERYFIPVSCFLTFNIFDWLGRSLTAVFMWPGKDSRWLPSLVLARLVFVPLLLLCNIKPRRYLTVVFEHDAWFIFFMAAFAFSNGYLASLCMCFGPKKVKPAEAETAGAIMAFFLCLGLALGAVFSFLFRAIV, encoded by the exons ATGGTGCCCAGCTGCTTCTGTTTGTCTGAGTGGGGCCAGAAGCAATGCTGCACCTGCGAGAGCTCCCCTGCTGAGACTCCCTGTTCTCTTATCTCCCGAGCGACAGGGGTGGCTTTTTATCTCCTGGGTGTGCTTCTGCTTCTTTGCTTGCAAGGCTTCTCAGAATGGGGCCCCATGAAGCCTGAGGGACTCTCTCCTGATATGCCCTGTGCCACCTTTTTCATTCTGGATCCGCACCCAGGAGCCCGTGGACAAGGCCCGCTGCCTGAGCCTGAACTAGGAGCCCCTCCTAGGGACTGCCCAGGCTTGCTCTGCTCTGACCCTTCTGCTGGCCAGTCTGGGCACCTG GCCCCTGAGGGAGGGAGCTGTCAGCCAGGGAAAACCGAGAACACCATCACCATGACAACCAGTCACCAGCCTCAGGACAG ATACAAAGCTGTCTGGCTTATCTTCTTCATGCTGGGTCTGGGAACGCTGCTCCCGTGGAATTTTTTCATGACGGCCACTCAG TATTTCACAAACCGCCTGGACATGTCCCAGAATGTGTCCTTGGTCACTGCTGAACTGAGCAAGGACGCCCAGGCGTCAGCCGCCCCTGCAGCACCCTTGCCTGAGCGGAACTCTCTCAGTGCCATCTTCAACAATGTCATGACCCTATGTGCCATGCTGCCCCTGCTGTTATTCACCTACCTCAACTCCTTCCTGCATCAGAG GATCCCCCAGTCCGTACGGATCCTGGGCAGCCTGGTGGCCATCCTGCTGGTGTTTCTGATCACTGCCATCCTGGTGAAGGTGCAGCTGGATGCTCTGCCCTTCTTTGTCATCACCATGATCAAGATCGTGCTCATTAATT CATTTGGTGCCATCCTTCAGGGCAGCCTGTTTGGTCTGGCTGGCCTTCTGCCTGCCAGCTACACGGCCCCCATCATGAGTGGCCAGGGCCTAGCAGGCTTCTTTGCCTCCGTGGCCATGATCTGCGCTATTGCCA GTGGCTCGGAGCTATCAGAAAGTGCCTTCGGCTACTTTATCACAGCCTGTGCTGTTATCATTTTGACCATCATCTGTTACCTGGGCCTGCCCCGGCTG GAATTCTACCGCTACTACCAGCAGCTCAAGCTTGAAGGACCCGGGGAGCAGGAGACCAAGTTGGACCTCATTAGCAAAG GAGAGGAGCCAAGAGCAGGCAAAGAGGAGTCTGGAGTTTCAGTCTCCAACTCTCAGCCCACCAGTGAAAGCCACTCTATCAAAGCCATCCTGAAAAAT ATCTCAGTCCTGGCTTTCTCTGTCTGCTTCATCTTCACTATCACCATTGGGATGTTTCCAGCCGTAACTGTTGAGGTCAAGTCCAGCATCGCAGGCAGCAGCACCTGGG AACGTTACTTCATTCCTGTGTCCTGTTTCTTGACTTTCAATATCTTTGACTGGTTGGGCCGGAGCCTCACAGCTGTATTCATGTGG CCTGGGAAGGACAGCCGCTGGCTGCCAAGCCTGGTGCTGGCCCGGCTGGTGTTtgtgccactgctgctgctgtgcaACATTAAGCCCCGCCGCTACCTGACTGTGGTCTTCGAGCACGATGCCTGGTTCATCTTCTTCATGGCTGCCTTTGCCTTCTCCAACGGCTACCTCGCCAGCCTCTGCATGTGCTTCGGGCCCAA GAAAGTGAAGCCGGCTGAGGCAGAGACCGCAGGAGCCATCATGGCCTTCTTCCTGTGTCTGGGTCTGGCACTGGGGgctgttttctccttcctgttcCGGGCAATTGTGTGA
- the SLC29A1 gene encoding equilibrative nucleoside transporter 1 isoform X6 — MVPSCFCLSEWGQKQCCTCESSPAETPCSLISRATGVAFYLLGVLLLLCLQGFSEWGPMKPEGLSPDMPCATFFILDPHPGARGQGPLPEPELGAPPRDCPGLLCSDPSAGQSGHLQAPEGGSCQPGKTENTITMTTSHQPQDRYKAVWLIFFMLGLGTLLPWNFFMTATQYFTNRLDMSQNVSLVTAELSKDAQASAAPAAPLPERNSLSAIFNNVMTLCAMLPLLLFTYLNSFLHQRIPQSVRILGSLVAILLVFLITAILVKVQLDALPFFVITMIKIVLINSFGAILQGSLFGLAGLLPASYTAPIMSGQGLAGFFASVAMICAIASGSELSESAFGYFITACAVIILTIICYLGLPRLEFYRYYQQLKLEGPGEQETKLDLISKGEEPRAGKEESGVSVSNSQPTSESHSIKAILKNISVLAFSVCFIFTITIGMFPAVTVEVKSSIAGSSTWERYFIPVSCFLTFNIFDWLGRSLTAVFMWIEM, encoded by the exons ATGGTGCCCAGCTGCTTCTGTTTGTCTGAGTGGGGCCAGAAGCAATGCTGCACCTGCGAGAGCTCCCCTGCTGAGACTCCCTGTTCTCTTATCTCCCGAGCGACAGGGGTGGCTTTTTATCTCCTGGGTGTGCTTCTGCTTCTTTGCTTGCAAGGCTTCTCAGAATGGGGCCCCATGAAGCCTGAGGGACTCTCTCCTGATATGCCCTGTGCCACCTTTTTCATTCTGGATCCGCACCCAGGAGCCCGTGGACAAGGCCCGCTGCCTGAGCCTGAACTAGGAGCCCCTCCTAGGGACTGCCCAGGCTTGCTCTGCTCTGACCCTTCTGCTGGCCAGTCTGGGCACCTG CAGGCCCCTGAGGGAGGGAGCTGTCAGCCAGGGAAAACCGAGAACACCATCACCATGACAACCAGTCACCAGCCTCAGGACAG ATACAAAGCTGTCTGGCTTATCTTCTTCATGCTGGGTCTGGGAACGCTGCTCCCGTGGAATTTTTTCATGACGGCCACTCAG TATTTCACAAACCGCCTGGACATGTCCCAGAATGTGTCCTTGGTCACTGCTGAACTGAGCAAGGACGCCCAGGCGTCAGCCGCCCCTGCAGCACCCTTGCCTGAGCGGAACTCTCTCAGTGCCATCTTCAACAATGTCATGACCCTATGTGCCATGCTGCCCCTGCTGTTATTCACCTACCTCAACTCCTTCCTGCATCAGAG GATCCCCCAGTCCGTACGGATCCTGGGCAGCCTGGTGGCCATCCTGCTGGTGTTTCTGATCACTGCCATCCTGGTGAAGGTGCAGCTGGATGCTCTGCCCTTCTTTGTCATCACCATGATCAAGATCGTGCTCATTAATT CATTTGGTGCCATCCTTCAGGGCAGCCTGTTTGGTCTGGCTGGCCTTCTGCCTGCCAGCTACACGGCCCCCATCATGAGTGGCCAGGGCCTAGCAGGCTTCTTTGCCTCCGTGGCCATGATCTGCGCTATTGCCA GTGGCTCGGAGCTATCAGAAAGTGCCTTCGGCTACTTTATCACAGCCTGTGCTGTTATCATTTTGACCATCATCTGTTACCTGGGCCTGCCCCGGCTG GAATTCTACCGCTACTACCAGCAGCTCAAGCTTGAAGGACCCGGGGAGCAGGAGACCAAGTTGGACCTCATTAGCAAAG GAGAGGAGCCAAGAGCAGGCAAAGAGGAGTCTGGAGTTTCAGTCTCCAACTCTCAGCCCACCAGTGAAAGCCACTCTATCAAAGCCATCCTGAAAAAT ATCTCAGTCCTGGCTTTCTCTGTCTGCTTCATCTTCACTATCACCATTGGGATGTTTCCAGCCGTAACTGTTGAGGTCAAGTCCAGCATCGCAGGCAGCAGCACCTGGG AACGTTACTTCATTCCTGTGTCCTGTTTCTTGACTTTCAATATCTTTGACTGGTTGGGCCGGAGCCTCACAGCTGTATTCATGTGG ATCGAGATGTAG
- the SLC29A1 gene encoding equilibrative nucleoside transporter 1 isoform X4 → MCPGGRGKLQRERADLSAGAVLLRQQAPEGGSCQPGKTENTITMTTSHQPQDRYKAVWLIFFMLGLGTLLPWNFFMTATQYFTNRLDMSQNVSLVTAELSKDAQASAAPAAPLPERNSLSAIFNNVMTLCAMLPLLLFTYLNSFLHQRIPQSVRILGSLVAILLVFLITAILVKVQLDALPFFVITMIKIVLINSFGAILQGSLFGLAGLLPASYTAPIMSGQGLAGFFASVAMICAIASGSELSESAFGYFITACAVIILTIICYLGLPRLEFYRYYQQLKLEGPGEQETKLDLISKGEEPRAGKEESGVSVSNSQPTSESHSIKAILKNISVLAFSVCFIFTITIGMFPAVTVEVKSSIAGSSTWERYFIPVSCFLTFNIFDWLGRSLTAVFMWPGKDSRWLPSLVLARLVFVPLLLLCNIKPRRYLTVVFEHDAWFIFFMAAFAFSNGYLASLCMCFGPKKVKPAEAETAGAIMAFFLCLGLALGAVFSFLFRAIV, encoded by the exons CAGGCCCCTGAGGGAGGGAGCTGTCAGCCAGGGAAAACCGAGAACACCATCACCATGACAACCAGTCACCAGCCTCAGGACAG ATACAAAGCTGTCTGGCTTATCTTCTTCATGCTGGGTCTGGGAACGCTGCTCCCGTGGAATTTTTTCATGACGGCCACTCAG TATTTCACAAACCGCCTGGACATGTCCCAGAATGTGTCCTTGGTCACTGCTGAACTGAGCAAGGACGCCCAGGCGTCAGCCGCCCCTGCAGCACCCTTGCCTGAGCGGAACTCTCTCAGTGCCATCTTCAACAATGTCATGACCCTATGTGCCATGCTGCCCCTGCTGTTATTCACCTACCTCAACTCCTTCCTGCATCAGAG GATCCCCCAGTCCGTACGGATCCTGGGCAGCCTGGTGGCCATCCTGCTGGTGTTTCTGATCACTGCCATCCTGGTGAAGGTGCAGCTGGATGCTCTGCCCTTCTTTGTCATCACCATGATCAAGATCGTGCTCATTAATT CATTTGGTGCCATCCTTCAGGGCAGCCTGTTTGGTCTGGCTGGCCTTCTGCCTGCCAGCTACACGGCCCCCATCATGAGTGGCCAGGGCCTAGCAGGCTTCTTTGCCTCCGTGGCCATGATCTGCGCTATTGCCA GTGGCTCGGAGCTATCAGAAAGTGCCTTCGGCTACTTTATCACAGCCTGTGCTGTTATCATTTTGACCATCATCTGTTACCTGGGCCTGCCCCGGCTG GAATTCTACCGCTACTACCAGCAGCTCAAGCTTGAAGGACCCGGGGAGCAGGAGACCAAGTTGGACCTCATTAGCAAAG GAGAGGAGCCAAGAGCAGGCAAAGAGGAGTCTGGAGTTTCAGTCTCCAACTCTCAGCCCACCAGTGAAAGCCACTCTATCAAAGCCATCCTGAAAAAT ATCTCAGTCCTGGCTTTCTCTGTCTGCTTCATCTTCACTATCACCATTGGGATGTTTCCAGCCGTAACTGTTGAGGTCAAGTCCAGCATCGCAGGCAGCAGCACCTGGG AACGTTACTTCATTCCTGTGTCCTGTTTCTTGACTTTCAATATCTTTGACTGGTTGGGCCGGAGCCTCACAGCTGTATTCATGTGG CCTGGGAAGGACAGCCGCTGGCTGCCAAGCCTGGTGCTGGCCCGGCTGGTGTTtgtgccactgctgctgctgtgcaACATTAAGCCCCGCCGCTACCTGACTGTGGTCTTCGAGCACGATGCCTGGTTCATCTTCTTCATGGCTGCCTTTGCCTTCTCCAACGGCTACCTCGCCAGCCTCTGCATGTGCTTCGGGCCCAA GAAAGTGAAGCCGGCTGAGGCAGAGACCGCAGGAGCCATCATGGCCTTCTTCCTGTGTCTGGGTCTGGCACTGGGGgctgttttctccttcctgttcCGGGCAATTGTGTGA
- the SLC29A1 gene encoding equilibrative nucleoside transporter 1 isoform X7, translating to MLTPKSQQQAPEGGSCQPGKTENTITMTTSHQPQDRYKAVWLIFFMLGLGTLLPWNFFMTATQYFTNRLDMSQNVSLVTAELSKDAQASAAPAAPLPERNSLSAIFNNVMTLCAMLPLLLFTYLNSFLHQRIPQSVRILGSLVAILLVFLITAILVKVQLDALPFFVITMIKIVLINSFGAILQGSLFGLAGLLPASYTAPIMSGQGLAGFFASVAMICAIASGSELSESAFGYFITACAVIILTIICYLGLPRLEFYRYYQQLKLEGPGEQETKLDLISKGEEPRAGKEESGVSVSNSQPTSESHSIKAILKNISVLAFSVCFIFTITIGMFPAVTVEVKSSIAGSSTWERYFIPVSCFLTFNIFDWLGRSLTAVFMWPGKDSRWLPSLVLARLVFVPLLLLCNIKPRRYLTVVFEHDAWFIFFMAAFAFSNGYLASLCMCFGPKKVKPAEAETAGAIMAFFLCLGLALGAVFSFLFRAIV from the exons CAGGCCCCTGAGGGAGGGAGCTGTCAGCCAGGGAAAACCGAGAACACCATCACCATGACAACCAGTCACCAGCCTCAGGACAG ATACAAAGCTGTCTGGCTTATCTTCTTCATGCTGGGTCTGGGAACGCTGCTCCCGTGGAATTTTTTCATGACGGCCACTCAG TATTTCACAAACCGCCTGGACATGTCCCAGAATGTGTCCTTGGTCACTGCTGAACTGAGCAAGGACGCCCAGGCGTCAGCCGCCCCTGCAGCACCCTTGCCTGAGCGGAACTCTCTCAGTGCCATCTTCAACAATGTCATGACCCTATGTGCCATGCTGCCCCTGCTGTTATTCACCTACCTCAACTCCTTCCTGCATCAGAG GATCCCCCAGTCCGTACGGATCCTGGGCAGCCTGGTGGCCATCCTGCTGGTGTTTCTGATCACTGCCATCCTGGTGAAGGTGCAGCTGGATGCTCTGCCCTTCTTTGTCATCACCATGATCAAGATCGTGCTCATTAATT CATTTGGTGCCATCCTTCAGGGCAGCCTGTTTGGTCTGGCTGGCCTTCTGCCTGCCAGCTACACGGCCCCCATCATGAGTGGCCAGGGCCTAGCAGGCTTCTTTGCCTCCGTGGCCATGATCTGCGCTATTGCCA GTGGCTCGGAGCTATCAGAAAGTGCCTTCGGCTACTTTATCACAGCCTGTGCTGTTATCATTTTGACCATCATCTGTTACCTGGGCCTGCCCCGGCTG GAATTCTACCGCTACTACCAGCAGCTCAAGCTTGAAGGACCCGGGGAGCAGGAGACCAAGTTGGACCTCATTAGCAAAG GAGAGGAGCCAAGAGCAGGCAAAGAGGAGTCTGGAGTTTCAGTCTCCAACTCTCAGCCCACCAGTGAAAGCCACTCTATCAAAGCCATCCTGAAAAAT ATCTCAGTCCTGGCTTTCTCTGTCTGCTTCATCTTCACTATCACCATTGGGATGTTTCCAGCCGTAACTGTTGAGGTCAAGTCCAGCATCGCAGGCAGCAGCACCTGGG AACGTTACTTCATTCCTGTGTCCTGTTTCTTGACTTTCAATATCTTTGACTGGTTGGGCCGGAGCCTCACAGCTGTATTCATGTGG CCTGGGAAGGACAGCCGCTGGCTGCCAAGCCTGGTGCTGGCCCGGCTGGTGTTtgtgccactgctgctgctgtgcaACATTAAGCCCCGCCGCTACCTGACTGTGGTCTTCGAGCACGATGCCTGGTTCATCTTCTTCATGGCTGCCTTTGCCTTCTCCAACGGCTACCTCGCCAGCCTCTGCATGTGCTTCGGGCCCAA GAAAGTGAAGCCGGCTGAGGCAGAGACCGCAGGAGCCATCATGGCCTTCTTCCTGTGTCTGGGTCTGGCACTGGGGgctgttttctccttcctgttcCGGGCAATTGTGTGA
- the SLC29A1 gene encoding equilibrative nucleoside transporter 1 isoform X5: MCPGGRGKLQRERADLSAGAVLLRQAPEGGSCQPGKTENTITMTTSHQPQDRYKAVWLIFFMLGLGTLLPWNFFMTATQYFTNRLDMSQNVSLVTAELSKDAQASAAPAAPLPERNSLSAIFNNVMTLCAMLPLLLFTYLNSFLHQRIPQSVRILGSLVAILLVFLITAILVKVQLDALPFFVITMIKIVLINSFGAILQGSLFGLAGLLPASYTAPIMSGQGLAGFFASVAMICAIASGSELSESAFGYFITACAVIILTIICYLGLPRLEFYRYYQQLKLEGPGEQETKLDLISKGEEPRAGKEESGVSVSNSQPTSESHSIKAILKNISVLAFSVCFIFTITIGMFPAVTVEVKSSIAGSSTWERYFIPVSCFLTFNIFDWLGRSLTAVFMWPGKDSRWLPSLVLARLVFVPLLLLCNIKPRRYLTVVFEHDAWFIFFMAAFAFSNGYLASLCMCFGPKKVKPAEAETAGAIMAFFLCLGLALGAVFSFLFRAIV; the protein is encoded by the exons GCCCCTGAGGGAGGGAGCTGTCAGCCAGGGAAAACCGAGAACACCATCACCATGACAACCAGTCACCAGCCTCAGGACAG ATACAAAGCTGTCTGGCTTATCTTCTTCATGCTGGGTCTGGGAACGCTGCTCCCGTGGAATTTTTTCATGACGGCCACTCAG TATTTCACAAACCGCCTGGACATGTCCCAGAATGTGTCCTTGGTCACTGCTGAACTGAGCAAGGACGCCCAGGCGTCAGCCGCCCCTGCAGCACCCTTGCCTGAGCGGAACTCTCTCAGTGCCATCTTCAACAATGTCATGACCCTATGTGCCATGCTGCCCCTGCTGTTATTCACCTACCTCAACTCCTTCCTGCATCAGAG GATCCCCCAGTCCGTACGGATCCTGGGCAGCCTGGTGGCCATCCTGCTGGTGTTTCTGATCACTGCCATCCTGGTGAAGGTGCAGCTGGATGCTCTGCCCTTCTTTGTCATCACCATGATCAAGATCGTGCTCATTAATT CATTTGGTGCCATCCTTCAGGGCAGCCTGTTTGGTCTGGCTGGCCTTCTGCCTGCCAGCTACACGGCCCCCATCATGAGTGGCCAGGGCCTAGCAGGCTTCTTTGCCTCCGTGGCCATGATCTGCGCTATTGCCA GTGGCTCGGAGCTATCAGAAAGTGCCTTCGGCTACTTTATCACAGCCTGTGCTGTTATCATTTTGACCATCATCTGTTACCTGGGCCTGCCCCGGCTG GAATTCTACCGCTACTACCAGCAGCTCAAGCTTGAAGGACCCGGGGAGCAGGAGACCAAGTTGGACCTCATTAGCAAAG GAGAGGAGCCAAGAGCAGGCAAAGAGGAGTCTGGAGTTTCAGTCTCCAACTCTCAGCCCACCAGTGAAAGCCACTCTATCAAAGCCATCCTGAAAAAT ATCTCAGTCCTGGCTTTCTCTGTCTGCTTCATCTTCACTATCACCATTGGGATGTTTCCAGCCGTAACTGTTGAGGTCAAGTCCAGCATCGCAGGCAGCAGCACCTGGG AACGTTACTTCATTCCTGTGTCCTGTTTCTTGACTTTCAATATCTTTGACTGGTTGGGCCGGAGCCTCACAGCTGTATTCATGTGG CCTGGGAAGGACAGCCGCTGGCTGCCAAGCCTGGTGCTGGCCCGGCTGGTGTTtgtgccactgctgctgctgtgcaACATTAAGCCCCGCCGCTACCTGACTGTGGTCTTCGAGCACGATGCCTGGTTCATCTTCTTCATGGCTGCCTTTGCCTTCTCCAACGGCTACCTCGCCAGCCTCTGCATGTGCTTCGGGCCCAA GAAAGTGAAGCCGGCTGAGGCAGAGACCGCAGGAGCCATCATGGCCTTCTTCCTGTGTCTGGGTCTGGCACTGGGGgctgttttctccttcctgttcCGGGCAATTGTGTGA
- the SLC29A1 gene encoding equilibrative nucleoside transporter 1 isoform X8: MLTPKSQQAPEGGSCQPGKTENTITMTTSHQPQDRYKAVWLIFFMLGLGTLLPWNFFMTATQYFTNRLDMSQNVSLVTAELSKDAQASAAPAAPLPERNSLSAIFNNVMTLCAMLPLLLFTYLNSFLHQRIPQSVRILGSLVAILLVFLITAILVKVQLDALPFFVITMIKIVLINSFGAILQGSLFGLAGLLPASYTAPIMSGQGLAGFFASVAMICAIASGSELSESAFGYFITACAVIILTIICYLGLPRLEFYRYYQQLKLEGPGEQETKLDLISKGEEPRAGKEESGVSVSNSQPTSESHSIKAILKNISVLAFSVCFIFTITIGMFPAVTVEVKSSIAGSSTWERYFIPVSCFLTFNIFDWLGRSLTAVFMWPGKDSRWLPSLVLARLVFVPLLLLCNIKPRRYLTVVFEHDAWFIFFMAAFAFSNGYLASLCMCFGPKKVKPAEAETAGAIMAFFLCLGLALGAVFSFLFRAIV, translated from the exons GCCCCTGAGGGAGGGAGCTGTCAGCCAGGGAAAACCGAGAACACCATCACCATGACAACCAGTCACCAGCCTCAGGACAG ATACAAAGCTGTCTGGCTTATCTTCTTCATGCTGGGTCTGGGAACGCTGCTCCCGTGGAATTTTTTCATGACGGCCACTCAG TATTTCACAAACCGCCTGGACATGTCCCAGAATGTGTCCTTGGTCACTGCTGAACTGAGCAAGGACGCCCAGGCGTCAGCCGCCCCTGCAGCACCCTTGCCTGAGCGGAACTCTCTCAGTGCCATCTTCAACAATGTCATGACCCTATGTGCCATGCTGCCCCTGCTGTTATTCACCTACCTCAACTCCTTCCTGCATCAGAG GATCCCCCAGTCCGTACGGATCCTGGGCAGCCTGGTGGCCATCCTGCTGGTGTTTCTGATCACTGCCATCCTGGTGAAGGTGCAGCTGGATGCTCTGCCCTTCTTTGTCATCACCATGATCAAGATCGTGCTCATTAATT CATTTGGTGCCATCCTTCAGGGCAGCCTGTTTGGTCTGGCTGGCCTTCTGCCTGCCAGCTACACGGCCCCCATCATGAGTGGCCAGGGCCTAGCAGGCTTCTTTGCCTCCGTGGCCATGATCTGCGCTATTGCCA GTGGCTCGGAGCTATCAGAAAGTGCCTTCGGCTACTTTATCACAGCCTGTGCTGTTATCATTTTGACCATCATCTGTTACCTGGGCCTGCCCCGGCTG GAATTCTACCGCTACTACCAGCAGCTCAAGCTTGAAGGACCCGGGGAGCAGGAGACCAAGTTGGACCTCATTAGCAAAG GAGAGGAGCCAAGAGCAGGCAAAGAGGAGTCTGGAGTTTCAGTCTCCAACTCTCAGCCCACCAGTGAAAGCCACTCTATCAAAGCCATCCTGAAAAAT ATCTCAGTCCTGGCTTTCTCTGTCTGCTTCATCTTCACTATCACCATTGGGATGTTTCCAGCCGTAACTGTTGAGGTCAAGTCCAGCATCGCAGGCAGCAGCACCTGGG AACGTTACTTCATTCCTGTGTCCTGTTTCTTGACTTTCAATATCTTTGACTGGTTGGGCCGGAGCCTCACAGCTGTATTCATGTGG CCTGGGAAGGACAGCCGCTGGCTGCCAAGCCTGGTGCTGGCCCGGCTGGTGTTtgtgccactgctgctgctgtgcaACATTAAGCCCCGCCGCTACCTGACTGTGGTCTTCGAGCACGATGCCTGGTTCATCTTCTTCATGGCTGCCTTTGCCTTCTCCAACGGCTACCTCGCCAGCCTCTGCATGTGCTTCGGGCCCAA GAAAGTGAAGCCGGCTGAGGCAGAGACCGCAGGAGCCATCATGGCCTTCTTCCTGTGTCTGGGTCTGGCACTGGGGgctgttttctccttcctgttcCGGGCAATTGTGTGA